One Desulfobacterales bacterium DNA segment encodes these proteins:
- a CDS encoding DJ-1/PfpI family protein — MERKRVGIVLFENIEVLDFCGPFEVFSVTRLNEEKRREEPSPFEVLLVAEHSDPVTTTGNINVVPHYTFADCPRLDILVVPGGWGTRRELNNPVMLEWLRARAGEVETLTSVCTGSMLLGSAGLLNGLHATTHWRSLEWMRDSFPAVTVEFEKHVVEDGRVFTSAGISAGIDMALKVVARYFGEKIARATARHMEYTYPESNARRIKP, encoded by the coding sequence ATGGAGCGGAAACGTGTCGGGATCGTTCTTTTTGAAAACATCGAAGTGCTTGATTTCTGCGGGCCGTTTGAAGTTTTCTCGGTTACCCGGCTTAACGAGGAGAAGCGGCGGGAAGAACCGTCGCCCTTTGAAGTGCTGCTGGTGGCTGAGCATTCCGATCCTGTCACGACGACGGGCAACATAAACGTCGTTCCGCATTACACATTCGCGGACTGTCCACGGCTTGACATCCTGGTTGTTCCCGGGGGCTGGGGCACGCGCAGGGAATTAAACAACCCGGTCATGCTGGAATGGCTGCGCGCGCGCGCCGGGGAAGTTGAAACCCTGACGTCGGTCTGCACCGGATCGATGCTGCTGGGGTCTGCCGGGCTGCTGAACGGGCTGCATGCGACCACCCACTGGCGGTCGCTGGAATGGATGCGGGATTCCTTTCCGGCGGTGACGGTGGAATTTGAAAAACATGTGGTCGAAGACGGCCGCGTGTTCACGTCGGCAGGGATCTCGGCAGGCATCGACATGGCCCTCAAGGTGGTGGCGCGCTACTTCGGCGAAAAGATTGCCAGGGCCACGGCCCGACACATGGAATATACCTATCCGGAGAGCAATGCGCGCAGAATAAAACCCTGA